A genomic region of Vicia villosa cultivar HV-30 ecotype Madison, WI unplaced genomic scaffold, Vvil1.0 ctg.003683F_1_1, whole genome shotgun sequence contains the following coding sequences:
- the LOC131641353 gene encoding uncharacterized protein LOC131641353 → MDLWVVAAAVGAGCLAKHWHKSSENGDDSYRLCSEDSKFGNIESPGYQFSFGKHTQVQKKGKDVSLDRTGWDEKASDLSSLDGFSTRDMSSNRGLNCENLRNYNEGDLLSLSNLGMPLSPYEYDDSFKHGEDGNERNSDTFGNRGFFVSDFSANVVPIHNSFGNKTCLSSPKRFPRHVSRPLNSLESCFMAQIYKEHAKMEEYVFSPLSSQCMATRSFRVSNGSRIVNRGNDTLINSSTASKERKLHKASRAKDDSDTKKMKLDTITGRNRSSSFSSDVLSGKITRYDPTFLFCFGISLGIIISIMGNKREIIELRELLKQSENLVQDLQDELDMKDSLTVKELHNENYGSQETCDHSFNSKELHEFSPEKHVDSSPRIECKESIYDKKEEQSSESMSKIEAELEAELERLGLDMNNSSLDRKLSELVEIDPDFVADFAQGELPANKFIGTDANVTTPLPSNYGVSPHELSVRLHEVIQHQLEKRVKELEIALENSQRRVRFLESKHDGSFEKASSPTKEISSSPTKEISLMTREDCNTMSQPLILNLSGEALDAYNEAYEELIKINDSEDNSPSTNIEQGSPLSHDWHATGFEHSSATNSVVDEGSLSMEPYFSKETMLEGESSSELNVSGDESRDCDNDEIERQLIRQIVERTKKGSPLFQNAKKILYSMDEDEQH, encoded by the exons ATGGATTTGTGGGTTGTTGCGGCGGCTGTTGGAGCTGGTTGTTTAGCTAAACATTGGCACAAGAGTTCGGAGAATGGTGATGATTCATATCGTTTGTGTTCAGAGGATTCGAAATTTGGGAATATTGAGTCCCCGGGTTACCAATTTTCGTTCGGCAAACATACACAGGTGCAAAAAAAGGGAAAAGATGTTTCTTTAGATAGAACAGGTTGGGATGAGAAGGCGTCAGATTTGAGCTCTTTGGATGGTTTTTCGACAAGAGACATGTCGTCTAATCGAGGGTTGAATTGTGAAAATTTGCGGAATTATAATGAGGGTGATTTGTTGTCTCTATCGAACTTAGGTATGCCATTATCACCGTATGAGTATGATGATAGCTTTAAGCATGGTGAAGATGGAAATGAGCGAAACAGTGATACTTTTGGCAACCGTGGTTTCTTTGTTTCTGATTTTTCTGCCAATGTGGTTCCTATACACAATTCTTTCGGAAATAAAACCTGTCTATCATCGCCGAAACGTTTTCCCAGGCATGTTAGTAGACCATTGAATTCCTTAGAAAGTTGTTTCATGGCTCAGATATATAAAGAACATGCGAAAATGGAAGAGTATGTTTTCAGTCCTCTTTCATCTCAATGTATGGCTACAAGATCATTTCGTGTAAGCAATGGAAGCCGAATAGTCAATAGAGGCAATGATACTTTGATCAACTCATCAACTGCAAGTAAGGAGCGTAAGCTGCATAAAGCTAGTCGAGCAAAAGACGATAGTGATACCAAGAAGATGAAACTGGATACAATTACTGGACGAAATCGAAGTTCAAGCTTTTCTAGTGACGTGCTTAGTGGAAAAATCACCCGATATG ATCCGACGTTTCTCTTCTGCTTTGGGATTTCTCTTGGGATAATAATTTCCATCATGGGAAATAAGAGAGAAATAATCGAGCTAAGAGAATTGTTGAAGCAGAGTGAGAACTTGGTTCAAGATCTTCAAGATGAACTTGATATGAAAGATTCGTTAACCGTGAAGGAGTTGCATAATGAAAATTACGGTTCACAAGAAACATGTGATCATTCCTTCAATAGTAAGGAGCTACATGAATTTTCCCCTGAAAAACATGTGGATAGCTCTCCGAGAATAGAGTGCAAAGAATCGATATATGATAAGAAGGAAGAACAAAGTTCCGAATCTATGAGCAAAATTGAAGCCGAGCTTGAAGCAGAACTTGAGAGATTAGGGTTGGACATGAATAATTCAAGTCTGGATAGAAAATTATCCGAGCTTGTTGAG ATTGACCCGGACTTTGTAGCAGATTTTGCTCAAGGTGAGTTGCCAGCGAACAAGTTCATCGGAACAGATGCCAACGTCACTACACCTCTTCCTTCAAACTATGGAGTTTCGCCGCATGAACTGAGTGTACGTTTGCACGAAGTCATACAACACCAACTCGAGAAACGAGTGAAGGAGCTTGAGATTGCCCTTGAAAATAGCCAAAGGCGAGTAAGGTTTTTGGAATCCAAGCATGATGGTAGTTTTGAAAAGGCGTCTTCTCCTACTAAAGAAATCTCGTCTTCTCCTACTAAAGAAATCTCGTTGATGACTCGGGAAGATTGCAATACTATGTCTCAACCCTTGATTCTCAATTTATCAGGTGAAGCACTTGATGCATACAATGAAGCCTATGAAGAATTAATAAAGATAAATGATTCTGAAGACAATTCACCATCAACCAATATTGAACAAGGTTCACCACTTTCACATGACTGGCATGCAACAGGTTTTGAGCACAGTTCAGCGACGAACTCGGTGGTTGATGAAGGAAGTCTTTCAATGGAACCCTATTTTAGCAAGGAGACAATGTTGGAAGGAGAAAGCTCTAGTGAATTAAATGTTAGTGGAGATGAAAGCCGCGATTGTGATAATGATGAGATCGAGAGGCAATTGATAAGGCAAATTGTTGAAAGAACCAAGAAAGGTTCTCCTCTTTTTCAAAATGCAAAAAAGATATTGTATTCTATGGATGAAGATGAACAACATTGA
- the LOC131641354 gene encoding glycine-rich RNA-binding protein 3, mitochondrial-like: MAFFGRFGNIIRNAANAKISSEIKLRSFPSVFQAIRCFSSVPSTKLFVGGVSFSTDEQSLREVFARYGEVVDVRIIMDRETGRSKGFGFITYNTVEEASSALQALDGQDLHGRRVGVNFANERARGGYGGGDGGFGGSYGNTSYGGGGAAGYQGGYGNSPYGAAPSGGGYGDAGANVTGGYGGGGYGSTYNDGTTSGGYGGNNVNYGAPVGGAESNTPNYGSAPAVGGYDGGNNGNYGAADTVNYGSAPGAGGYGGGNNASYGGGESNSVNYGSAPGVGGYGSGNANYGAAVGGVESNSVNYGTPPVDGAYGASSAAAGPTSGFAGSQYPGNATGYGSGGLGYGENFRNDDHEADAFAKRA; encoded by the exons ATGGCTTTCTTTGGAAGATTTGGGAATATAATAAGGAATGCGGCGAATGCAAAGATCAGTTCTGAGATTAAGCTACGTTCTTTTCCATCTGTTTTCCAAGCTATTCGGTGTTTTTCGAGTGTTCCGTCTACAAAGCTGTTTGTAGGAG GTGTTTCATTTTCTACTGATGAACAAAGTTTGAGGGAAGTTTTTGCAAGATATGGGGAAGTTGTCGATG TGAGGATCATTATGGATCGTGAAACTGGTAGGTCCAAAGGATTTGGCTTTATTACTTACAATACAGTTGAGGAGGCATCAAGTGCCCTTCAAGCTTTGGATGGACAG GATTTGCATGGTCGCCGGGTTGGTGTAAATTTTGCCAACGAAAGAGCCCGTGGAGGATACGGCGGCGGTGATGGTGGTTTTGGTGGATCTTATGGAAATACTTCCTATGGTGGTGGAGGTGCTGCTGGATATCAAGGTGGTTATGGTAACTCTCCATACGGTGCTGCTCCAAGCGGTGGTGGGTATGGTGATGCTGGTGCTAATGTCACTGGAGGTTATGGCGGAGGTGGTTATGGAAGCACTTACAATGATGGAACTACTAGTGGAGGTTATGGCGGCAACAATGTGAACTATGGTGCTCCTGTGGGTGGTGCTGAAAGCAATACGCCTAACTATGGCAGTGCTCCTGCTGTTGGTGGTTATGACGGTGGTAACAATGGGAATTACGGTGCTGCTGATACTGTTAACTATGGTAGTGCTCCTGGTGCTGGTGGTTATGGTGGTGGTAACAATGCAAGTTATGGTGGTGGAGAAAGCAATTCTGTTAACTATGGTAGTGCTCCTGGTGTTGGTGGTTATGGCAGTGGTAATGCAAATTATGGTGCTGCTGTAGGTGGTGTGGAAAGCAATTCTGTTAATTATGGTACTCCTCCTGTTGATGGCGCTTATGGTGCTTCTTCTGCTGCTGCTGGTCCGACCAGTGGTTTCGCGGGTAGTCAATACCCTGGAAATGCAACGGGGTATGGCAGTGGAGGACTTGGATATGGCGAAAATTTCAGGAATGATGAtcatgaagcagatgcttttgcTAAACGGGCTTGA